A DNA window from Stutzerimonas stutzeri contains the following coding sequences:
- a CDS encoding pilus assembly PilX family protein: MNASESRGFALITALIMLLLLTVMVTSSYTLTKVNLDVVGNQQWRNEALAAADNAIEQVIPSLSLTTPSAQTIGIDINRDGADDYEVALAAPQCLRTSLASAVAPSSLTLEGMSSSTWNTEWELVASVLDPGTGASVRVRSGIRLLLSDARKNQLCP, encoded by the coding sequence ATGAACGCATCCGAGTCCCGCGGCTTCGCCCTGATCACCGCATTGATCATGCTGCTCCTGCTGACGGTGATGGTGACCTCGTCCTACACCCTGACCAAGGTCAACCTGGACGTAGTGGGTAACCAGCAATGGCGCAACGAAGCGCTGGCGGCGGCGGATAACGCCATCGAGCAGGTGATTCCTTCACTGAGCCTTACCACGCCCTCCGCGCAAACGATCGGCATTGATATCAACCGGGACGGCGCGGATGACTATGAGGTCGCGCTGGCCGCACCCCAGTGCCTCAGAACCAGCCTGGCCAGCGCTGTGGCGCCCAGCAGCCTGACTCTGGAAGGCATGTCCAGTTCTACCTGGAATACCGAGTGGGAGCTGGTCGCCAGCGTCCTGGACCCTGGCACCGGCGCATCGGTGCGGGTGCGCTCCGGCATCCGCCTGTTGCTCTCTGACGCTCGCAAGAACCAGCTGTGCCCATGA
- a CDS encoding PilW family protein encodes MNRLPRSNAGRNGSAGFGLIELMVAMTIALILSAATLGLYLNMSRSNSELAKTNSQMEHGRLAIRLLRDDLVHAGFLNGYLPEFDDLTAAGAPSDYPSAIPAPCAPYSAWDAQYKTNLIGVPLQLYAAVPTDCASTMPSALAGSDVLLVRHVAGCVTGSANCDVDVNGRLYWQTSYCASEPRYVFDTSGFTLHRRNCTAAAEKRRFLNTAYYIRNFAVTAGDGIPTLMQSSFDLAGGALEQQDPVPMVEGVEAMRFVLGIDNLSDTGAAVDYSQAVQWASALNRNSPTNRGDGAPDSTCTSATPCSLAQLTNTVVVQVHLLVRNIEPTPGYQSSKTYNLGGQTFGPFSDAFQRHVYSTTVRLTNVSARRETP; translated from the coding sequence ATGAACCGTCTGCCGCGGAGCAATGCCGGCCGTAACGGCAGCGCAGGCTTCGGCCTGATCGAGCTGATGGTGGCGATGACCATCGCGCTGATACTCAGCGCGGCCACGTTGGGCCTGTATCTGAACATGAGTCGCAGCAACAGCGAGCTGGCCAAGACCAACAGCCAGATGGAACACGGCCGGCTGGCGATTCGTCTGCTCCGCGATGACCTGGTGCACGCCGGTTTCCTGAATGGCTATCTGCCGGAATTCGACGACCTGACCGCAGCCGGTGCTCCGTCCGACTACCCCAGTGCAATCCCGGCTCCGTGCGCGCCCTACTCGGCTTGGGACGCACAGTACAAGACCAACCTGATCGGCGTTCCGCTCCAGCTGTACGCTGCCGTACCAACCGACTGCGCCAGCACGATGCCTTCGGCGCTTGCCGGCAGCGATGTGCTGCTGGTCCGTCACGTAGCCGGTTGCGTGACCGGCTCGGCCAACTGCGACGTCGACGTCAACGGCAGGCTCTACTGGCAGACATCCTACTGTGCGAGCGAACCCCGCTACGTATTCGATACCAGCGGCTTCACGCTGCACAGGCGCAACTGCACGGCCGCGGCGGAGAAGCGTCGCTTCCTCAACACGGCCTACTACATCCGCAACTTTGCAGTAACCGCTGGCGACGGTATCCCGACGTTGATGCAGTCGAGCTTCGACCTGGCCGGCGGCGCACTGGAGCAGCAGGACCCCGTCCCGATGGTCGAAGGCGTCGAGGCGATGCGCTTCGTCCTCGGCATCGACAACCTAAGCGATACCGGAGCGGCAGTCGACTACAGCCAGGCCGTGCAATGGGCCAGCGCGCTGAACCGCAACTCGCCGACCAACCGGGGCGATGGCGCCCCGGACTCCACCTGCACATCCGCCACACCCTGCAGCCTTGCGCAACTGACCAACACCGTAGTGGTTCAGGTTCACCTTCTGGTGCGCAACATCGAACCCACACCGGGCTACCAGTCCAGCAAGACCTACAACCTGGGCGGCCAGACGTTCGGGCCTTTCTCCGATGCATTTCAGCGCCACGTCTATTCCACCACCGTGCGCCTGACCAACGTTTCGGCTCGCAGGGAAACGCCATGA
- the pilV gene encoding type IV pilus modification protein PilV, with amino-acid sequence MGTGSGRQAGISLIEVLVTLVVLAVGLLGVMALQARLQQSEMETYQRSQALLLLDDIAARITANRTAAASYVTGTASPLGAGMTCPTNSSTQQQRDSAMWCAALQGASESTSSGLAGAMIGGRGCIEPLGSNQYLLTVAWQGSLPLAAPNASVACGKDAFDGATGSQCSNDRCRRVVTTLVRVAPL; translated from the coding sequence ATGGGAACGGGGAGCGGCCGCCAGGCTGGTATCAGCCTGATCGAAGTACTGGTCACATTGGTCGTTCTTGCCGTAGGTCTGCTCGGCGTGATGGCGCTGCAGGCACGCCTGCAGCAATCAGAGATGGAGACCTATCAGCGCTCGCAGGCCCTGCTGTTGCTCGACGACATCGCAGCGCGCATCACCGCCAACCGCACGGCAGCGGCAAGTTACGTAACGGGCACCGCTAGCCCTCTGGGAGCCGGCATGACCTGCCCCACCAATAGCTCGACGCAACAGCAACGGGACTCCGCCATGTGGTGCGCGGCGCTTCAGGGCGCAAGCGAAAGCACCAGCAGCGGCCTCGCCGGCGCCATGATCGGCGGGCGCGGCTGCATCGAGCCGCTGGGCAGCAATCAGTATCTGTTGACGGTCGCCTGGCAAGGCTCCCTCCCGCTGGCCGCGCCAAACGCGAGCGTAGCCTGCGGCAAAGACGCATTCGATGGCGCGACCGGCAGCCAATGCAGCAACGACCGCTGCCGGCGAGTGGTGACCACCCTCGTACGGGTGGCGCCGCTATGA
- a CDS encoding type IV pilin protein — protein MARHLARGFTLIEVMIVVVIIGILASIALPNYRQYVVRSNRTAAQAQMLDIANRQQHFLLANRSYADTPALTASGFSLSSEVSPHYSFAVTVGSGTVPSYLITFTAVGSQASDGNLTLDNEGTKTPADKW, from the coding sequence GTGGCTCGACATTTGGCACGTGGTTTCACACTGATCGAAGTGATGATCGTGGTGGTCATCATTGGCATTCTTGCCTCCATCGCGCTGCCGAACTATCGCCAGTACGTCGTCCGCAGTAACCGTACCGCGGCGCAGGCGCAGATGTTGGACATCGCCAACCGTCAGCAGCATTTCCTGCTCGCCAACCGATCCTATGCCGATACCCCGGCGCTTACCGCCAGTGGTTTCAGCCTCTCCAGCGAAGTGAGCCCTCACTACAGCTTTGCCGTCACCGTCGGCAGCGGCACGGTGCCCTCCTACCTGATTACGTTCACGGCCGTTGGCAGCCAGGCCAGCGACGGTAACCTGACCCTCGACAACGAGGGAACGAAGACTCCGGCGGACAAGTGGTGA
- a CDS encoding nitrite reductase: MQLIPALLLAAALPAATFVALDLAIPRAAAATPAADSQALYEQHCQGCHGVNRLGGAGPALLPESLSRIKPAEAHAVIRDGRPASQMAAYSSVLNEAQISELVDYLYQPSAVPPTWSDAEIRASHRILNDVATLPSTPQHGADPRNLFVVVEAGNHHVRVLDGDRFEELANFQSHFALHGGPKFSPDGRFVYFASRDGWVSVYDLHNLTMLAEVRAGLNTRNLAVSNDGRWVLVGNYLPGNLVLLDARDLSLIKHIPTVGQDGTPSRVSAVYTAPPRNSFVVALKDVQEAWELSYAGEPTFEPRRIKAIDYLDDFSFTPDYRYLLATSRKAHGGQVIDLDSGKAVTDIPLPGMPHLGSGIYWKRDGKWVFATPNVSKGLISVLDLETWKLIKEIPTEGPGFFMRSQANSPYAWTDVFFGPNNDAVHLIDKQTLEVAHTLRPMPGKNAAHVEFTNDGRYALLSVWDTDGALIVYDANTLEEIKRIPMNKPSGKYNVGNKIEFAEGTSH; encoded by the coding sequence ATGCAACTGATACCCGCCCTGCTGCTGGCCGCTGCGCTGCCAGCGGCCACCTTCGTCGCCCTTGACCTGGCCATTCCGCGGGCTGCCGCTGCGACACCAGCGGCCGATAGCCAGGCCCTCTATGAGCAGCACTGCCAGGGCTGCCACGGTGTCAACCGCCTCGGTGGTGCCGGGCCGGCACTGTTGCCGGAAAGCCTCAGTCGCATCAAGCCAGCCGAAGCCCATGCGGTGATCCGCGACGGCCGCCCGGCGAGCCAGATGGCTGCCTATTCCAGCGTGCTGAACGAAGCGCAGATCAGCGAACTGGTCGACTACCTCTACCAGCCATCTGCCGTACCGCCGACCTGGAGCGATGCCGAAATCCGCGCCAGCCACCGCATCCTCAATGACGTCGCCACGCTGCCGAGCACGCCGCAACATGGCGCCGACCCGCGTAACCTGTTCGTTGTGGTGGAGGCAGGCAATCACCACGTCAGGGTTCTCGATGGCGATCGCTTCGAGGAACTGGCCAACTTCCAGTCGCACTTCGCCCTGCACGGCGGGCCGAAGTTCTCCCCCGACGGCCGCTTCGTCTACTTCGCCTCCCGTGACGGCTGGGTCAGCGTCTATGACCTGCACAACCTGACCATGCTCGCCGAGGTACGCGCCGGGCTGAACACGCGCAACCTGGCTGTCAGCAACGATGGTCGCTGGGTGCTGGTGGGCAACTACCTGCCGGGCAATCTGGTGTTGCTCGACGCCCGCGACCTGTCGCTGATCAAGCACATCCCGACCGTCGGCCAGGACGGCACCCCGTCACGGGTCAGCGCCGTGTATACCGCACCGCCGCGCAACAGCTTCGTGGTCGCGCTGAAAGACGTGCAGGAAGCCTGGGAACTGTCCTATGCCGGCGAGCCGACCTTCGAACCGCGACGGATCAAGGCGATCGACTATCTCGACGATTTCTCCTTCACCCCGGATTACCGTTACCTGCTCGCCACCTCGCGCAAGGCCCACGGCGGCCAAGTCATCGACCTCGACAGTGGCAAAGCGGTGACCGACATCCCGCTGCCGGGCATGCCGCATCTGGGCTCGGGGATCTACTGGAAGCGCGACGGCAAGTGGGTATTCGCCACCCCGAACGTCAGCAAGGGGCTGATCTCGGTGCTGGACCTGGAAACCTGGAAGCTGATCAAGGAGATCCCCACTGAAGGCCCGGGCTTCTTCATGCGCAGCCAGGCCAATTCGCCCTATGCCTGGACCGACGTGTTCTTCGGCCCGAACAACGACGCCGTGCACCTGATCGACAAGCAGACCCTGGAGGTCGCCCACACGCTGCGCCCGATGCCAGGCAAGAACGCCGCCCACGTCGAGTTCACCAACGACGGCCGCTACGCCCTGCTCAGCGTCTGGGACACCGACGGCGCACTGATCGTCTACGACGCCAACACCCTGGAAGAAATTAAACGCATCCCGATGAACAAGCCCTCCGGCAAGTACAACGTCGGCAACAAGATCGAATTTGCCGAAGGTACTTCGCACTAG
- the cobA gene encoding uroporphyrinogen-III C-methyltransferase, whose translation MDQPLTFPASLSAAFAPGEVALVGAGPGDPGLLTLRAWSLLQQADAVVYDRLVSEGLMELLPARCSRHYVGKSSGYHSLPQPEINQLLADLAVQNKRVVRLKGGDPFIFGRGAEELEFLLQRGIDCQVVPGITAAAGCSAYAGIPLTHRDLAHSCQFITGHLQTNGELHLPWDALAQGGQTLVFYMGLASLGEISRNLISAGLPVDTPAALIGNGTRENQQVVRCTLRQLPSMADEQHLTPPTLTVIGRVVDLFADRQVQHPARLHGDSAPQTEAVCN comes from the coding sequence ATGGACCAGCCACTCACATTTCCCGCTTCGCTGAGCGCCGCGTTTGCCCCCGGCGAAGTCGCCCTGGTTGGTGCTGGCCCCGGCGACCCCGGCCTGCTGACCCTGCGCGCCTGGAGCCTGCTGCAACAAGCCGACGCGGTGGTTTACGACCGTCTGGTCAGCGAGGGACTGATGGAACTGCTGCCGGCACGCTGCAGCCGTCACTACGTAGGCAAGAGCAGCGGCTACCACAGCCTGCCGCAGCCGGAGATCAACCAACTGCTGGCCGACCTGGCCGTGCAGAACAAGCGCGTGGTGCGGCTCAAGGGTGGCGACCCGTTCATCTTCGGCCGCGGTGCCGAGGAGCTGGAGTTCCTGCTGCAGCGCGGCATCGACTGCCAGGTGGTGCCGGGCATCACCGCTGCGGCCGGCTGCAGCGCCTATGCCGGCATCCCGCTGACGCACCGCGATCTGGCGCATTCCTGCCAGTTCATCACCGGCCATCTGCAGACCAACGGCGAGCTGCACCTGCCATGGGATGCCCTGGCCCAGGGTGGCCAGACACTGGTGTTCTACATGGGCCTGGCCAGCCTCGGTGAAATCTCGCGCAACCTGATCTCCGCCGGCCTGCCAGTGGATACCCCAGCTGCGCTGATCGGCAACGGCACTCGTGAGAATCAGCAAGTGGTGCGCTGCACGCTGCGGCAGCTGCCGAGCATGGCCGACGAGCAACACCTCACGCCGCCGACCCTGACCGTGATCGGCCGGGTGGTTGACCTGTTCGCCGATCGCCAGGTCCAGCACCCGGCGCGCCTGCACGGGGATTCAGCCCCGCAAACGGAGGCCGTATGCAACTGA
- the nirJ gene encoding heme d1 biosynthesis radical SAM protein NirJ: protein MLRISHYLRALAQPATAVLGARSASGKRPPVVIWNLLRRCNLTCKHCYATSADSEFRDELDTDEALKVIDELHEAGVRVLILSGGEPLLRADIFQLADYARDKGFFVALSTNGTLIDESNIERIAAAQFDYVGISIDGLEAVHDDWRQLKGSFAASMHAIDLCRQRDIRVGLRTTLTQNNYPQLPALLALMREHDVQKFYLSHLNYSGRGKRSRKADAHHQMTRDAMHQLFDQAWDDVQHGRETDFVSGNNDADAVLLLQWAEERLPEHRDRLESMLRAWGGNSSGSGIANIDNIGDVHPDTYWWQHTVGNVRRQHFSDIWLNEPAPLLQELRQHPRAVTGRCADCRWLEICNGNTRTRAWAEGDLWAEDPGCYLTDEEIGRPAAERIPSIAI from the coding sequence ATGTTGAGAATAAGCCATTACCTGCGCGCCCTGGCCCAACCGGCCACAGCGGTACTCGGCGCCCGCAGCGCCAGCGGCAAGCGCCCACCCGTGGTGATCTGGAACCTGCTACGGCGCTGCAACCTGACCTGCAAACACTGCTACGCCACCTCCGCCGACAGCGAATTTCGCGACGAGCTGGACACCGACGAGGCGTTGAAGGTCATCGATGAGCTGCACGAAGCAGGCGTTCGCGTGTTGATCCTCTCCGGCGGTGAGCCGCTGCTGCGAGCCGACATCTTCCAGCTTGCCGATTACGCCCGCGACAAGGGCTTCTTCGTCGCCCTGTCGACCAACGGCACGCTGATCGACGAGAGCAACATCGAGCGTATCGCCGCGGCGCAGTTCGACTACGTCGGCATCAGCATCGATGGCCTGGAAGCGGTGCACGACGACTGGCGCCAGCTCAAGGGCAGTTTCGCCGCCTCCATGCACGCCATCGACCTGTGCCGCCAGCGCGACATCCGCGTCGGCCTGCGCACCACCCTGACCCAGAATAACTACCCGCAGCTGCCGGCCCTGCTGGCGCTGATGCGCGAACATGACGTGCAGAAGTTCTACCTCTCGCACCTCAACTACAGCGGCCGCGGCAAACGCAGCCGCAAGGCCGACGCCCACCACCAGATGACCCGCGACGCCATGCATCAGCTGTTCGACCAGGCCTGGGACGATGTGCAGCACGGCCGCGAGACCGACTTCGTAAGCGGCAACAACGACGCCGACGCGGTTCTCCTGCTGCAGTGGGCCGAAGAGCGCCTGCCGGAGCACCGTGACCGCCTGGAAAGCATGCTTCGCGCCTGGGGCGGCAACTCCTCGGGCAGCGGTATCGCCAACATCGACAACATCGGTGACGTGCACCCCGACACTTACTGGTGGCAGCACACCGTCGGCAACGTGCGCCGGCAGCACTTCAGCGACATCTGGCTGAACGAGCCCGCCCCGCTGCTGCAGGAGCTACGCCAGCACCCGCGTGCGGTCACTGGTCGCTGTGCCGATTGCCGTTGGCTGGAGATCTGCAATGGCAACACCCGTACCCGCGCCTGGGCAGAGGGCGATCTGTGGGCCGAAGACCCCGGCTGCTACCTCACCGACGAGGAAATCGGCCGGCCAGCCGCCGAGCGCATCCCCAGCATCGCCATCTAA
- a CDS encoding cytochrome C oxidase subunit IV family protein — protein MSASKVLVACWLGLALLSVSTVLLGNAGATLALTAAVLLTAFGKAWLITDGFMELRHAPRAWRLLLLAWPLVLVLGVLLTLL, from the coding sequence ATGTCTGCTTCGAAGGTTCTGGTGGCCTGCTGGCTCGGCCTGGCCCTGCTATCGGTTTCCACTGTCCTGCTGGGCAATGCCGGCGCCACGTTGGCATTGACCGCAGCGGTTCTGCTCACGGCGTTCGGCAAGGCCTGGCTGATCACCGATGGTTTCATGGAGTTGCGTCATGCCCCGCGGGCGTGGCGCCTGCTACTGCTCGCCTGGCCGCTGGTGCTGGTGCTCGGCGTGCTGCTAACCCTGCTCTGA
- a CDS encoding cytochrome c oxidase subunit 3 yields MSTSAETIASHVRRLPGDLAMWFFILAELTVFAILILAFAVAQMLYPEQFNESRASLDSSIGLALTLSLLTSGLFAALAVEQVRQARSGRAALLLLAALGSSCVYVALKLNEYSHLAGLGLGMEHNTFFTLYWILTGFHFLHVLLGMVILAWLAVHCRRGAYGPDNHSGLESGVLYWHMVDMVWVLLFPLVYVLR; encoded by the coding sequence ATGTCCACTTCGGCTGAAACCATAGCCAGTCACGTCCGGCGCCTGCCGGGCGATCTGGCGATGTGGTTCTTTATCCTTGCCGAGCTGACCGTCTTTGCCATCCTGATCCTGGCGTTCGCGGTTGCACAGATGCTCTACCCCGAGCAATTCAATGAAAGCCGCGCGTCACTGGACAGTTCCATCGGTCTGGCACTGACCCTGAGCCTGCTGACCTCGGGCCTGTTCGCTGCGCTGGCGGTGGAGCAGGTGCGCCAGGCCCGATCCGGACGCGCCGCGCTGCTATTGCTTGCCGCGCTGGGATCGTCCTGCGTCTATGTGGCGCTCAAGCTCAACGAGTACAGCCATCTGGCCGGGCTCGGCCTGGGCATGGAACACAACACCTTCTTCACCCTGTACTGGATTCTGACGGGCTTTCATTTCCTGCATGTGCTGCTGGGCATGGTGATCCTCGCCTGGCTGGCTGTGCACTGTCGGCGCGGCGCCTACGGCCCCGACAACCACAGCGGGCTGGAGTCCGGGGTGCTCTATTGGCACATGGTGGATATGGTCTGGGTGCTGCTGTTCCCGCTGGTCTACGTGCTGAGGTAA
- a CDS encoding CbbQ/NirQ/NorQ/GpvN family protein encodes MNAIEIPTAAGTPDAPFYQPLGNEEQLFEQAWQHGMPVLIKGPTGCGKTRFVQHMAHRLNLPLYTVACHDDLSAADLVGRHLIGAQGTWWQDGPLTRAVREGGICYLDEVVEARQDTAVVLHPLADDRRELFIERTAEALKAPPGFMLVVSYNPGYQNLLKGMKPSTRQRFVAMRFDYPPAIEEERIVVNEAQVDAALAAQVVKLGQALRRLEQHDLEEVASTRLLIFTARMIRSGMTPRQACLACLAEPLSDDPQTVAALMDVVDVHFG; translated from the coding sequence GTGAATGCGATTGAAATCCCGACTGCCGCCGGCACGCCTGACGCGCCCTTCTATCAACCGCTCGGCAACGAGGAGCAGTTGTTCGAACAGGCCTGGCAGCACGGCATGCCCGTGCTGATCAAGGGCCCGACCGGCTGCGGCAAGACCCGTTTCGTGCAGCATATGGCGCATCGTCTGAACCTGCCGCTGTACACCGTGGCCTGTCACGATGACCTGTCCGCTGCCGACCTGGTCGGCCGCCATCTGATCGGCGCCCAGGGCACCTGGTGGCAGGACGGCCCGCTGACTCGCGCCGTGCGCGAAGGTGGCATCTGCTATCTGGACGAAGTGGTGGAAGCACGGCAGGACACCGCGGTGGTGCTGCACCCGCTGGCCGACGATCGCCGCGAGCTGTTCATCGAGCGCACCGCCGAAGCGCTCAAGGCGCCGCCGGGCTTCATGCTGGTGGTGTCGTACAACCCCGGCTACCAGAACCTGCTCAAGGGCATGAAGCCCAGCACCCGCCAGCGCTTCGTGGCGATGCGCTTCGATTATCCGCCAGCCATCGAGGAAGAGCGCATCGTGGTCAACGAGGCGCAGGTGGATGCCGCGCTTGCCGCACAGGTAGTCAAGCTCGGCCAGGCGCTGCGCCGGCTGGAGCAGCACGACCTGGAAGAAGTCGCCTCGACCCGCCTGCTGATCTTCACTGCGCGGATGATCCGCTCCGGCATGACCCCGCGCCAGGCCTGCCTGGCGTGTCTCGCCGAACCGCTGTCGGATGACCCGCAGACGGTCGCCGCGCTGATGGACGTGGTCGATGTCCACTTCGGCTGA
- a CDS encoding nitrite reductase, whose translation MSNVGKPILAGLIAGLSLLGLAVAQAAAPEMTAEEKEAAKQIYFERCAGCHGVLRKGATGKNLEPHWSKTDADGKKSEGGTLNLGTKRLENIIAYGTEGGMVNYDDILTKEEINLMARYIQNTPDVPPEFSLQDMKDSWKLIVPVDQRPKKQLNKINLQNVFAITLRDAGKLALVDGDTHTIWKVLDTGYAVHISRLSASGRYVYTVGRDGLTTIIDMWYEDPTTVATVRLGSDARSVDTSKFKGYEDKYLIGGTYWPPQYSIMDGETLEPIKVVSTRGQTVDGEYHPEPRVASIVASHIKPEWVVNVKETGQIILVDYTDLKNLKTTTIESAKFLHDGGWDYSKRYFMVAANASNKVAAVDTKTGKLAALVDTAKIPHPGRGANFIHPQFGPVWTTGHLGDDVVSLISTASDDPKYAKYKEHNWKVVQELKMPGAGNLFVKTHPKSKNLWADAPMNPEREVAESVYVYDLGDLTKEPKRLDVAKDSGLPESKAIRRATHPEYNLAGDEVWISLWGGKTDQSAIVIYDDKTLKLKKVITDPAIVTPTGKFNVFNTMHDVY comes from the coding sequence ATGAGCAATGTCGGTAAACCTATTCTGGCTGGCCTGATCGCCGGCCTTTCGTTGCTTGGTCTGGCCGTTGCCCAGGCCGCAGCCCCAGAAATGACCGCCGAAGAGAAGGAAGCGGCCAAGCAGATCTATTTCGAACGCTGTGCCGGTTGCCACGGCGTTCTGCGTAAAGGAGCCACGGGCAAGAACCTCGAACCGCACTGGAGCAAGACCGACGCGGATGGCAAGAAGAGCGAGGGCGGCACCCTCAATCTGGGCACCAAACGCCTGGAAAACATCATTGCCTATGGCACCGAAGGCGGGATGGTCAATTATGACGACATCCTGACCAAGGAAGAAATCAACTTGATGGCGCGTTACATCCAGAACACTCCGGATGTGCCGCCAGAGTTCTCCCTGCAGGACATGAAGGACAGCTGGAAGCTCATCGTTCCGGTTGACCAGCGTCCGAAGAAGCAGCTGAACAAGATCAATCTGCAGAACGTCTTTGCCATCACCCTGCGCGATGCGGGCAAGCTGGCCCTGGTCGACGGCGATACCCACACCATCTGGAAGGTGCTGGACACCGGCTACGCGGTGCACATCTCGCGCCTGTCGGCTTCCGGCCGCTACGTCTACACCGTCGGCCGTGATGGCCTGACCACCATCATCGACATGTGGTACGAAGATCCGACCACCGTCGCTACCGTGCGCCTGGGTTCCGATGCCCGTTCGGTGGACACCTCCAAGTTCAAGGGCTACGAGGACAAGTACCTGATCGGTGGCACCTACTGGCCGCCGCAGTATTCGATCATGGACGGCGAGACCCTGGAGCCGATCAAGGTCGTTTCGACCCGCGGTCAGACCGTCGACGGCGAATACCATCCCGAGCCGCGCGTGGCGTCCATCGTCGCCTCGCACATCAAGCCGGAGTGGGTGGTCAACGTGAAGGAAACCGGACAGATCATCCTGGTTGACTACACCGACCTGAAGAACCTCAAGACCACCACCATCGAGTCGGCCAAGTTCCTGCACGACGGCGGCTGGGACTACTCCAAGCGCTACTTCATGGTCGCTGCCAACGCCTCCAACAAGGTCGCTGCGGTCGACACCAAGACCGGCAAGCTGGCCGCGCTGGTCGACACCGCGAAAATCCCGCACCCGGGTCGCGGCGCCAACTTCATCCACCCGCAGTTCGGTCCGGTCTGGACCACCGGTCACCTGGGTGATGACGTGGTCTCGCTGATCTCTACTGCCTCCGATGATCCGAAGTACGCCAAGTACAAGGAACACAACTGGAAGGTGGTGCAGGAGCTGAAGATGCCGGGCGCCGGCAACCTGTTCGTCAAGACCCATCCGAAGTCGAAGAACCTCTGGGCCGACGCGCCGATGAACCCCGAGCGGGAAGTCGCCGAGTCCGTCTACGTCTACGACCTGGGCGACCTGACCAAGGAGCCCAAGCGTCTCGACGTCGCCAAGGACTCCGGTCTGCCGGAAAGCAAGGCGATCCGTCGCGCCACCCACCCCGAGTACAACCTGGCCGGTGACGAAGTCTGGATCTCCCTGTGGGGTGGCAAGACCGACCAGTCCGCCATCGTGATCTACGACGACAAGACGCTGAAGCTGAAGAAAGTGATCACCGACCCGGCAATCGTCACGCCGACCGGCAAGTTCAACGTCTTCAACACCATGCACGACGTGTACTAA
- a CDS encoding cytochrome c3 family protein: protein MTDQDGNKQKKGGILALLRRPSARYSLGGILIVGIVAGVVFWGGFNTALEATNTENFCISCHEMGNNVYPEYKETIHYANRTGVRATCPDCHVPRDWTHKMVRKVEASKELWGKIVGTIDTAEKFEAKRLTLARREWARMRASDSRECRNCHSLESMSSDMQKQRARKQHEMAREDNLTCIACHKGIAHHLPEGMTEEDED from the coding sequence ATGACAGATCAAGACGGCAACAAGCAAAAAAAGGGCGGCATCCTTGCGCTATTACGCCGGCCGAGCGCGCGTTATTCGCTCGGCGGCATTCTGATAGTGGGCATCGTAGCCGGCGTCGTGTTCTGGGGCGGTTTCAATACCGCGCTGGAAGCCACCAACACCGAGAACTTCTGCATCTCCTGCCACGAGATGGGGAACAACGTTTACCCCGAGTACAAGGAAACCATTCACTACGCCAACCGCACCGGTGTTCGCGCGACCTGCCCTGACTGCCATGTGCCGCGCGACTGGACGCACAAGATGGTGCGCAAGGTCGAGGCCTCCAAGGAGCTGTGGGGCAAGATTGTCGGCACCATCGACACCGCGGAGAAATTCGAAGCCAAGCGGCTGACTCTGGCGCGTCGCGAGTGGGCGCGGATGAGGGCATCCGATTCCCGCGAATGCCGTAACTGCCACAGCCTGGAAAGCATGAGTTCCGACATGCAAAAGCAGCGTGCCCGCAAGCAGCACGAGATGGCGCGTGAAGACAACCTGACCTGCATCGCTTGCCACAAGGGGATTGCGCACCACCTGCCCGAAGGCATGACCGAAGAAGACGAAGACTGA